From Parasteatoda tepidariorum isolate YZ-2023 chromosome 1, CAS_Ptep_4.0, whole genome shotgun sequence, one genomic window encodes:
- the LOC122269935 gene encoding histone-lysine N-methyltransferase SETMAR-like: MSALIENAAACEIRSVIRFLNAKKVKPCEIHRQICEVYGQTAMSDSMVRRWVRQFNEGRDQVHDEERCGRPSLVTDELLYAVEEKLKQNSKFTIRALVTEFPQISRSLIHEIVTEKLKFRKHCSRWVPKILIEQHKKQRMGSALQFLTRYNEDGDDFLSRIVTGDKTWVSYETPETKRQSMEWRHTSSPTKVKPKQILTPRKLM; this comes from the coding sequence ATGTCAGCCTTAATTGAAAATGCCGCCGCTTGTGAAATCAGATCTGTGATTCGTTTTCTAAATGCAAAGAAAGTTAAACCATGTGAAATTCATCGGCAAATCTGCGAGGTTTACGGACAAACTGCTATGAGTGATTCAATGGTTAGAAGATGGGTCAGACAGTTCAATGAAGGACGTGATCAAGTCCACGATGAAGAACGATGTGGACGCCCGTCTTTGGTTACTGATGAACTGCTTTACGCAGTTGAAGAGAAGCTTAAGCAAAACAGTAAGTTTACAATTAGAGCTCTCGTTACGGAATTTCCACAAATCTCACGATCACTAATTCATGAAATTGTTactgaaaaactgaaatttcgaAAACATTGCTCACGTTGGGTACCCAAAATTCTTATCGAACAACACAAAAAACAACGGATGGGCAGTgcacttcagtttttgacacgTTACAATGAAGATGGTGATGATTTTCTTTCTCGGATAGTCACGGGGGATAAAACTTGGGTATCTTACGAGACCCCAGAAACAAAACGGCAATCAATGGAATGGAGGCACACGTCGTCCCCAACGAAAGTTAAGCCTAAGCAAATCTTGACACCTCGAAAACTCATGTGA